The window AAGTGTAACTAAATATTAGAAACTGTtaaatttctaaattatatttaaaaatattatattattttaaaattatttctatacACTCTTCTCATGATTTGtttataattcttttataaACAAGAGAAAAAACTTTAGATCCCGATTAATCTAAAAATATGTTGtgtttgataataataataataataatattattattattattacttactattattgttggtattaatataatattgcataaatataacttttttatacaaaaatttcttttataaaACGGGaactaatattaaaaatggtAGCATTGCTATTTTTTCACacaaaataattagaaaaaagattaaaaaaaataaacaagcaaatatatttcaattaatatattatcgttatcattattattattgataaataaatttatttataaatttattaaattaaaattcaGAGAAAAAAGGTTtttgtaatatatatataatattttaattgcACACATCGTTTGAGAAAActtttaatacaaaataatGAAAGCCATAAAACTATGTTTCATAGTTCTATTATCAATCATTTTACTACATTCTTTTGACTTTGTTAGATCTGAAGCACCTAATGAATTCACCTTAGAAGAGCAAGATGAACCAACCACTAGTACTAGTACGGGACTATCTATCTTAGAAGAAACGAGagttaaattattatctgaagaatttattattttagaaaTGGAGTTCTTTGATCTGCAACTGAAAAATTTGCTTGGTAGTGAGTTCTGGTTAGATTTACATAAAATGGAGCACTACAAAGATATAATTCGTgctattttaaaatattggaaaCATTTTAGTGATCCAAATCACAAAATACATCAAGAAAACGTAGTAAGATTTTATGTAAGTAACCAAAAAGAAATGAGAAAAGACTTACTGAGTGATTATAGTCGTTATCGTGAGTCTTCAGCAGCTATGGTAACAAAATTTGTAAAAAATGTAACTAAATACAGCTGTTATAGAATGAAGAACACATTAGTATTAttctatttaatatttagtAGTGAGCCAGAATACTTGGTTTCAGCATTTCTTCtatatttgttaatatGTTCATTTAGAGAGTTGGCATTCAGTTCATTTTCAACTAGTTTTGTAAAAGTAATGAAAAATGAAGATCAATTAGGATCAAAAATGATTGTTTTAGGTGGATCACTTGTTTCAAGGTTAATATTTAGCATCCAAAGAGTATGTTTCcaatataataaagtaCAATATCCTATTTCTGCTGAAAATCAAATGATTAGAAACCCAATCAATACTCAAACATTTAttcttgaagaatttggatTGCAATTTTGTTTATCACTATTGGAACTCGCAGCAAATGAAGAAGTtataattgattttaaatatctattactattttttGGATCAAGAATGGAGCTTGCTGCAGAGGTGTTACTTGCATTCGATATTTTGAAAGAGGCTATTAGATTAGCAACTTACCTAACAGAAGCTATTTCATTGTTATtgaatgataataatgCATTTCAAACTATAGTAACAAAGATAATGGATTTATatggaattaatatttgggatataaagaaaagattcaATGAATGCATTCTGGTCAAAGAGAAATATCCTGTATTAAATGGAATTGTGAGTACCACAgattatcaaaaaaaagcaaGAAAAAGATCAAGAAGCCGTACAGAAAAATCAAAGATTAGTTTGAGAtctaaatattcatttttttaattttatttaatttatgtGATAAACAAAATTGTTCTAAAAATCATATTACTTAAGCAAGTTttagaataaaaattaaatatcttttcaatttaaaaaaaacttgaATTTGACCAATGAGATAAAATCAGGAATTATTTATCGGGAATTTTACTTTAGcgattaatattttgaattggTTAAATAGTTCCATAAATTAAACATAATTTGGAGAAATAGAcatgataaaaaaaatacgtgatttcataataattaataatttataaaaaaaaaacttactATTGAGCTATTTATTAcgttatttattaatatttaaaattacaGACCTAAAATGTTAtacttgaattaattaatttaataatttcatttaataaatgcTAAAATATAACTGAaaagtaattaattttattttaactttaaaatatattctaGTTTTTGTAAGAAAcaatgaatataattagAAAAATATCAAGAATAGTTGTAAATACTAAATTAAAATCGCAATGATCTAATTAGCAGTATTAAgcttaatagaaaataataacagtaccagaaagtaataatagaaataatgtTACTTTAACTTTGTTTTAGTGACAAAGgcataatatattatttataaacgaataataaattaacaTTCAATAGCAGAATATTATCAGAGCCAAAGTAATTGAActctattaattaaaaatataaagaaatataataCTCTACTCACGTGGTTTTTTTCCTCCTAGAACTATGTTATATAGTTAATTCAATGTATATCAAACATCTAGCATCTAAAAGtcatatttatataaaacTATGTATTGCaatgattttaattaaCCAGAATCCGCAAGTTCTCATCATGCAGGCATTATATCACttgattaaatattaaattaagcATTGAACTAAATATTGATCAAAAGCttgattaaatttaatatgcaaattaaaataacaaaaaaaaacttacgcgggaattaaatttttatttcgaATGCTGTTGTGAGTTGCAATTCCAAATTATCTGTGTATTTAAAGTTGGTTTAATGggtttaattaaaatatttaaaatttaactAATTATGGTTTTTAACCGTATTATaatactattttttttgtgtgtactttttattaataaatttgattttttaattggTTCCGATACTCCTCATAATAATCAAGATGACCCAAAGCTTGAAGTTTCACAGCTAATTTCTGATCTAAAGTTCGATAATACTCTTGTATCTGGAATTTTTGAGCGTTGTTTTGCTTCCGAGTTTTTAATAAGAGGAATTAtgtcttttattttttatctttcaaaactaaataaaatatttggtGATCCGTCCATAGAAACTACATACAGTTTAATTGAAGATGCTGAGATGTCAGTAGAGAGTAATGCTATTATTTCTCAAAGTCAATTTCTCATTGAAGAAAAGAGGCTAAACCAGTTATTTTTATCGCTTTCTTCTTATACACGAAgtgatattttaaaaaaattagaaaaagcTTATGGTAATGGAGAGAAACGTTTAATCAAGGAGATTAACCCATTGTTTGAAGAAATTCTGTTAATTATTGAACAATGTTTGTTATTAGTTGAACTATTTGCAATGCAAACAATTAGTAAAAACTTACAATCAATAGtagatattttaattacaGTCATTCCGGAAATAATATCCAAATCAAAAGAATCTATTAGCAAGTTAAGAACAGCGGATGATAGACAATTTAATCGGCTacttaatgaaaattctaACCGTCCTGAACTCACTTCAAAAGCAATGAATTATGATGTAGAAagtattaaagaaagagaaattaGTTCTAAAGAATTTCATAAAATGGGAGACTATAAAAAACTTCTTAGTGGCGAAGAAGTTAATTTTGGCCAGAGAGAACTGGAGCTTGTTTCTAACTATcacaaattattttttgatacAGATCTTACAGATGAagaagttttttttttagagtCATTATTTTCAGGTTTCATTTCCTTAGCTTATTTTGCATGTCTTAATGCATTTCTATTTAATCGCCAAGCAAAAAGTGAATGTTTTACAACTATGTTCCAATTAAATGCAGAGTTTCAAGAAACCATCTCTAAGAGAGGAACTAATCACCTTGTTTGTGCTGAAAAACGATTAGAAATAAGAAATGAAGTTCATAGTCTATTAAAAGTTGAAGAGTTTAAATCATTCGATCTTTCAACAACATCAATAACTAAATCATTGGATAAGAAAGAAGTAATTGATAGTTATAGGACAATTTatagattattattagacaATATGCAACTGTTCAGGAGTTTTGAGATAAAGTTTTCCAAggttaaatttttaaatacttttttCCACTCGACTTTATCTAAAGTCGAACATGTAACTAAATTGGTGTTGGAAAAcctaaaaaaaattaatgatatgAGCTTGGAAAGCACATCAATAACAACagctttaaatattaaaaaagaaaattcttcaGAAAAACTAGTTAGAATTTCTCAGAAagttgataatattaaatctgTGAAAGCTAAAGAACAAGAAGATAGTAAGAAAAAGTCTTCCaaacaaaagaaagaatCTAGATATCCAATAGTTTCTGAAGAACGAGCTAGacttttaaatttagatAAAACCccagaaaataaagaatcaaaTCAAGAAGCCAATCAAAAACCAAAGACAAGTAAGTCTAAAtctgaaaagaaaaaagtcCAAATCCttaaattacaaaaagAAGCCGAAAAGTCATCGgcaaaagaagaaataaaacaCGTATTGATGAGTACCAGACTTGAAAATACTACTGGTGGAAAGAGGAAACAGgcgaaaaaaaataaaaataataaaaagaaagtgGAAGAAAAACATCAAAGAGAATTAAGACAGAAGGAAGAAATAGACGATAAAGAGTCTGGggatgaaaataagaatcaaaattattcatcATTAACCTTGTTGGCTGAGTTAAGAACTGAATTTGAGGTTTCATCAAATAAGGAGGAAAGTTTGAATTTGGTTGCTATGATTAATTCTATATTTGATTACATTCAGGAAAATATGAAACAAATGACACCGAGTCATGGATGTACTTCAAAAACACTTGGTGAAAACTCTGCCGTTGTTGAATCTACAAAATCACATTCACCTTCGAGTATAGAAACAAATAGTCTATTTGATGCAACTCACTCATCTTCTAAATCAGAAGATAAAGTGCCAGTTATATTAGGGAATGAAGCAAGCAATGCAATTGGAACTGAAACTTCAACACCCCAGGAAGGACATATATCAAGATCAAAAACAagatcaaaatcaaaatcaagatcaaaatcaagatcaaaatcaagatcaaaatcaaaatcaagagcaagatcaaaatcaagaaCAAGAGCAAGATCAAAATCAAGATCAAGATCAAGAACAAGATCAAGAACAAGATCAAGATCAAGATCAAGAACAAGATCAAGAACAAGGTCAAGAACAAGATCAAGAACAAGATCAAGATCAAACTTAGATTCTGAACTCGATTCAGGAACTAGTAAAACAGAGTGTACAGAAGGTAGTTCTGTACTTGCTGAACcttttaaatcaaaatttttgaagatgTTTGTGAAAGAGCCCTTAGAAGATTCTACTCCTTCagtaatgaaatttttCAGTATTTCATATCCAAATGAGCCAACTGTTACAGTAATGTCAGAGGCtaaagaaatttttaatgaagTTCAAAATTGCTTTTTGGAAACGGCCAGATTACATAATGAAGTTTGTAAACTTTTGACAGGTAcagatttaatattagttaAATCTGTGGAAGAAAAGTATATTGAGCATTGTCTGTTTCTTTTGCAGCTTTACGCTAAAAAGAAGAGTATTCAAGAATGAAATTTGCAAATTTTTTtagattaatttttttttgtttctattttttttcttgaaaacCGATCGCTAAACcaatttattaatcaagaatctcaacaattattttcaaaattaaatacaatttcttaaaataatttattatattttaaatctaATTTATACCAAAGTTTCTATAAcaatactattattatttaaatccaAGATTTAAAGTTTCAATATATGTATTTTTCCTATATTCAGAATTGTAACCGTTTATTTTTAACACgatattaatagaaaatgaatgTTTAtagtttaataattaagaaAGAAAGTCATAAATATACAATTCGAAGTAATTTGGATTACTTTTTGGAGAGAAATGAAATATAGATATTATATTAGTGCACtagataaaataatttaaaatgagaaattatattataattgtATATCagtttaatataaatgttattgaagaaaactTTAACTTTTATcttaatatcattaaattttaattatatgaAATCAGATTAATTCACATTAATTAggatttttttgaaaatttaataatttatgtATATTTTACTAATAAAGTTGTAGTCATTTAATGTAAATGGCACAAAGAATATTGGTGAATTGAGCATGAAAGGGCTGtatgaatatattgattaaCTAAATACATAATAGCAATATATTAGCACTCCTTCGTAAATATCTGgcaattaaaattaatgtatttaatttcttttaatttacaAGTTATAGTTCTAAATAgctttaaaaaataaagaccaaaattacaaatttgatccattaatatataaatagcCTAATACCAAACAGccaaataaatcattaattttttgctactaaaaataatatcccagatgaagaagattgCCGTaactattttctttaaaattaattgttttGGAGTTGTAATTTttcagaattaaatataagtAAATATTTCCGTTCATCTGAAAATAATGCTATATCATTCATTTAAACCTTTAGAGTATAGCtcaataaaaattcatcaGATCATGTTCAGCCTCATGTAATGTTTGAATATAATCACAGAAATATACCAAAATGCGATTTTATAcaataatacaatttttaCAATTCGATAGAAGATTTTGGCGCTCAATTTTGTCGATatcaaatcaaaaattaaaaattcaaaaacaaATCATATGAAAGcatattataatttgaCAATATGGGTATTtacaattatttgtttatcTCAGAAACTAAATAAATGCtctgataatattttctatagTTCATCATTCTCCGGAAATTATATATCACGCTGCCAAATAAGTCATTCTTTACTTTTTACCAGGGCAGCCAATAATCTTGGAATTCAAGATGATGAATGTGTAGAAAACTCAAATAGAAGTCGTAGAGCGTCTGAGAGCAGCATATCTAGTACTGATTTTTCGAGCTCTGATTCAGAGTTTGATGAATATGATTCTTCCTTCAGTTCAGATGAAGCAAATTGTGATATTGAACTTCCGGATGATGATTGTATTGCAAATAGATTAAAATCCTATTTGGCTTTAAGATTACCAGATAAATTTGCTCAAccttcaaattcattaagAAGAAATAGTTCACTTAATCccataaattcaaattctggACATTACGATACTGA is drawn from Cryptosporidium parvum Iowa II chromosome 4, whole genome shotgun sequence and contains these coding sequences:
- a CDS encoding hypothetical protein (with signal peptide, paralog of cryptosporidium-specific SKSR family), with product MVFNRIIILFFLCVLFINKFDFLIGSDTPHNNQDDPKLEVSQLISDLKFDNTLVSGIFERCFASEFLIRGIMSFIFYLSKLNKIFGDPSIETTYSLIEDAEMSVESNAIISQSQFLIEEKRLNQLFLSLSSYTRSDILKKLEKAYGNGEKRLIKEINPLFEEILLIIEQCLLLVELFAMQTISKNLQSIVDILITVIPEIISKSKESISKLRTADDRQFNRLLNENSNRPELTSKAMNYDVESIKEREISSKEFHKMGDYKKLLSGEEVNFGQRELELVSNYHKLFFDTDLTDEEVFFLESLFSGFISLAYFACLNAFLFNRQAKSECFTTMFQLNAEFQETISKRGTNHLVCAEKRLEIRNEVHSLLKVEEFKSFDLSTTSITKSLDKKEVIDSYRTIYRLLLDNMQLFRSFEIKFSKVKFLNTFFHSTLSKVEHVTKLVLENLKKINDMSLESTSITTALNIKKENSSEKLVRISQKVDNIKSVKAKEQEDSKKKSSKQKKESRYPIVSEERARLLNLDKTPENKESNQEANQKPKTSKSKSEKKKVQILKLQKEAEKSSAKEEIKHVLMSTRLENTTGGKRKQAKKNKNNKKKVEEKHQRELRQKEEIDDKESGDENKNQNYSSLTLLAELRTEFEVSSNKEESLNLVAMINSIFDYIQENMKQMTPSHGCTSKTLGENSAVVESTKSHSPSSIETNSLFDATHSSSKSEDKVPVILGNEASNAIGTETSTPQEGHISRSKTRSKSKSRSKSRSKSRSKSKSRARSKSRTRARSKSRSRSRTRSRTRSRSRSRTRSRTRSRTRSRTRSRSNLDSELDSGTSKTECTEGSSVLAEPFKSKFLKMFVKEPLEDSTPSVMKFFSISYPNEPTVTVMSEAKEIFNEVQNCFLETARLHNEVCKLLTGTDLILVKSVEEKYIEHCLFLLQLYAKKKSIQE
- a CDS encoding secreted, membrane-associated protein (with a signal peptide plus transmembrane domain. member of cryptosporidium-specific FGLN gene family. adjacent paralog gene.), producing MKAIKLCFIVLLSIILLHSFDFVRSEAPNEFTLEEQDEPTTSTSTGLSILEETRVKLLSEEFIILEMEFFDLQLKNLLGSEFWLDLHKMEHYKDIIRAILKYWKHFSDPNHKIHQENVVRFYVSNQKEMRKDLLSDYSRYRESSAAMVTKFVKNVTKYSCYRMKNTLVLFYLIFSSEPEYLVSAFLLYLLICSFRELAFSSFSTSFVKVMKNEDQLGSKMIVLGGSLVSRLIFSIQRVCFQYNKVQYPISAENQMIRNPINTQTFILEEFGLQFCLSLLELAANEEVIIDFKYLLLFFGSRMELAAEVLLAFDILKEAIRLATYLTEAISLLLNDNNAFQTIVTKIMDLYGINIWDIKKRFNECILVKEKYPVLNGIVSTTDYQKKARKRSRSRTEKSKISLRSKYSFF